The window AAGAACAGCATGGCGGCAGCCTCACATCGTCATCGCACCTTCACCCCGCCAGCTCATCAACGAGACCCCAATTCACGGCCCAGACCTGTGTCAGCCTCAGCCCTTGCGAGCATTGAGAAGCAGCGTCGAGATTTTGTGAGGGATCTGGGGCCGTGCCGGAGTGGATGCGAGGATCTGGACAGTTATGTCCTTCTTGCGGGCGGGTTTGAGCGGGGGAGCGTTGTTGGGATAAGCgcggaggatgaagatggagtggGCGTGATGGTGAGTTTTTGCTGACTATATATAAATACGAGTGCTTTTGATTTGTACTCATTCTCAGATTCTCTGCCCGCTTCTTACAAAGCATGTGATAGCTAATGACTCGTCATCACAGCTAGGTCTCCAAGTGCTGGCATGCTCTCTCCTGGACAGCGCCGCTCAAAAAGTCCAAGTCATCACGCCGAAGCCGCCCAGCACCATTGTCGTGCTGCTGAAAAACGCCATGACAGCTGAGCTCAAAGCAAGAGGCGTCTCAGGCTCTGATGAAATTGCGGCCCGGAGGAGAGACTGTCTGGATCGAATCATGCTTTCACGAGTCTTTGATATGGATGGGCTGGATGAGGTTTTGGCGGATCTGGACGccacggctgctgctgctgctcctaGAGGTGGtaaggaggaagaggagactATCGAGATACAATCAGCCGAAGAAATAGCTGTTATGGGAGCGCAGCCTAATCCGACTCCCGCTAATGTTGATGGCGATTGTAATGGTGCTGTCttaagcaaagaagagacgccAGGGGAAGCATCTGTCGTCGCCGAGATCcaagacagccaagatgaagatgagacgCCATCCCCTCCATCATCCCCAATATCAAAACCTCAACCCCCCCATCCTCAGCCCAACACCAATCTTAAAGatacaacagcaacaacagagCCGGATAATCACAGCCTTCCGAATAGACAAGTCGACAACAAAAACAACGGCAAGTCCACCACcacaacagcttcttcaacccccgacatcgtcctcatcacccacttctcctccctcctcaccAGCTTCTTTACCCAGCGCGACAAATCAGCCGCTCACGTCGccctccgcctcctcgccACCCGTCTCCGCCATCTTTCCAGAACGCTCCCTTCAAACCcgctcatcctcctcctcaactcTACAGACTCCGGTGCCCACGCCTCGGAGTCTCACAGCCATGAGAATAATCTAAACATGAATTCGATTccactgccgctgccagaTCAGCAGTCATCATCCACTGCCTACAAatcggcttcttcctccaccgACCCAACTCTACGATCCATCTTCAACCCAGCCCACCACGCCAGCACTTCATACAAGGCGAACAAACCAACCTTTGGCCTCGTCTTCACTCAGCTGCTTGaccttcatctcctttgcACGCGAGCTCCGCGCCACAGCAGAGCGGCGACTTCTTCGCTCCGTGCCGTGACGGTCGTGGAGGTGCTGTTGGATGAATTAGGCTTGTGGGAAGGGGAAAGGgggcagaggaagaggagagaacaGCGATGGACTATTATGGCTTCTCGCAATGGCCGTATGGTTAGTGTCCCCGGCAGtgggagaaaaaagaaacccaGAGTGATGATTAGGGAATTACTATGGATGATTCATTTACATCACAGTCGCTTCAtccgtcttttttcttcgctgTCTCTCGTCTCACTGCTGTCGCTGTAAAAGCGGACAGACTTAGAATATTGAGACAAGTCGAGTGTATCATAAGTAAATATTGCCTAGAACCTCTTTGAATCAATCACTCGTTACATGAAATCTCAAACAGATATGCCAAAAGCTGCGAGCTGCCACGTCTACTACAGGTATTTGTGTGTAAATGAATCTACCTCCAATTATAAGCGTCCTCTTAGAAAAGTTCCGGGTTTCAAGTCCTATGCCCCTAAGTTACAAAGCTTCCCACTCTCATCTACGTACAACGTCTCCCTTCATTTTGATACTCAAATTCCATCCCCTCTCCTCGGATGGCTCTAGGTGAGCTCATCCActtgcttgctgctcctACACTCGCCTAGCTCACTCTCGCCGCTCACATACGACCAAAAGCAGAAAACAAGAACCAATAAAGAGAAATGACGGAAatgagaaatggaaaaaaaaaaaaaaaaaaaaggcagaatgACATTAAAACAGACCTCTGTGGGCGCTAAAAGCGTTTGCAAGGATGCCTCTGATTCTTTCTACGCTCATATCAAGCGTAGATGCCCCATCTCGCACCGACTGGAGTTGTAGTGCTTGATGCGGTGTATGTAAaaggtttttaaaaaaaaataaaaagaagagaaatagcaaagaagaaaaagaaacagagtttaagagaaaaaaactgGTTTCTCAAATAAATTGCTCTCGGGATTGAGGCAACTGTATCTTTGCGATTTCGTGGAATCCAAGAAGAATTTCCTGGAAATTAAAGAATTCTAATATGTTGTTGAACGAAGGCTACCATTATCGCTGTTGGGTAGTTTGTGCGGGCGGTTGTGCGCCAAACACGTCCGATCgcctgctgctcttccaaAAATCAATGGATTCCACTACATCCTCTCCTCGTTCATCTACATAAGCGAATATAATCTATCGTGAATCAGTCAGTAAAGGGAACAGCACAAAATGTGTTAACTGATATTGGGTGAAAAGGGCATACCTCGTGAGTGCTGCTGTGGAGCATCCTGATGTTCTTGTGAGGGACAATATGCACAGCACCATTCTCAATATTGCGCAACTCAACAAAGTTCGGCTCAAATGCAAGAATCCAGGGGTAGCTAAGCGCGAAGTTCTGAGGTGAACCTTCCCAATCAATTCTCCACTCTGGTCGAGCTCTCCAACCATTTCGGTTgacaaagaaggaaaattcTGAGTAGTTGAGCAGAAATTCTCCGTTGAGACGTTCAATATGGATGGGCTTGGCTCCTTCTTTGCGGGCCACGAAATCCAAAGAGGTATCTGCCTGGTCAAGCAACGACTGCGTTTCAAGTGTTTCGAGCGAGACGACTTCAAAGCCTCTGGCACATGCCACGCACAGTTTCGACTTGAGGAAATGCACAGAAGACGATTCGGTTGGGATGTAAAACTCCTTGAAAGGTCTCAGCTCATCAAAACCACCACCCATGAGCTTTCCGAGacccttctgcttctttcctttggTCATAGCGTCATTAGGTTCAAACACTTTAATGGTAGTAGATAGTGTTGACGATTTGACACAGCACACGAGATGTCGACCCATACAGATGCCAGACTTGAAGAAACTACAGTGGTTTTGAATCTTCTTAGGTCTCTTAGCCAGAGCAGGATCGTCAGACGTCAGGGCAGAAAGCGAGTAAGAGAGTAGCGTCTTGTTGGaaagaacaaggagaagctGGTATTCTTCAAGAATATCAATCTGGGT is drawn from Trichoderma atroviride chromosome 7, complete sequence and contains these coding sequences:
- a CDS encoding uncharacterized protein (EggNog:ENOG41), encoding MTAELKARGVSGSDEIAARRRDCLDRIMLSRVFDMDGLDEVLADLDATAAAAAPRGGKEEEETIEIQSAEEIAVMGAQPNPTPANVDGDCNGAVLSKEETPGEASVVAEIQDSQDEDETPSPPSSPISKPQPPHPQPNTNLKDTTATTEPDNHSLPNRQVDNKNNGKSTTTTASSTPDIVLITHFSSLLTSFFTQRDKSAAHVALRLLATRLRHLSRTLPSNPLILLLNSTDSGAHASESHSHENNLNMNSIPLPLPDQQSSSTAYKSASSSTDPTLRSIFNPAHHASTSYKANKPTFGLVFTQLLDLHLLCTRAPRHSRAATSSLRAVTVVEVLLDELGLWEGERGQRKRREQRWTIMASRNGRMVSVPGSGRKKKPRVMIRELLWMIHLHHSRFIRLFSSLSLVSLLSL